The genome window GACTGGAGGAGGACTCCAAGGCACTGGTGGAGCAGCTGACAAAGCAAGATCCGAGTAAGAACAAGGTGGTGCTGGCAATTGTGGGGATCGGCGGCATCGGAAAGACCACCTTCGCTCAGAAGGTGTTCAATGATGGCAAAATCAAGGCCAGCTTCCGCACCACCATCTGGGTGTGCGTGTCCCAAGAGTTCAGCGAGACGGATCTCCTCGGAAACATCATCGAAGGTGCTGGTGGAAAATATAATAGAGAACAGAGCAGGAGTCTGCTGGAGCCCTTGGTGGAGGGTCTCCCGAGAGGGAACAAGTTCTTGCTGGTGTTGGATGATGTTTGGGATGCTCGGATCTGGGACGACTTGCTCCGCAATCCTTTGCAGGGAGGAGCAGCAGGGAGCAGGGTGCTGGTGACCACCAGAAACGCAGGGATCGCGAGGCAAATGAAGGCGGCCCACGTCCACGAGATGAAGCTGCTGCCTCCGGAGGATGGCTGGTCCCTCCTGTGCAAGAAGGCGACGATGAATGCAGAGGAGGAAAGGGATGCCCGAGATCTCAAGGACACAGGCATGAAGATTGTTGAGAAATGCGGAGGGCTTCCCCTGGCCATCAAGACCATCGGAGGGGTCCTCTGCACCAAAGAACTCAACAGAAGTGCGTGGGAGGAAGTTCTCCGCAGCGCCACATGGTCACAGACCGGACTTCCCGAAGGTGTGCATGGAGCACTGTATCTGAGCTACCAAGACTTGCCGTCCCATCTGAAGCAATGCTTTCTCTACTGTGCCTTGTTCCCCGAAGACTATGTGTTTGCCAGGTCTGACATCATCAGATTATGGATAGCCGAGGGGTTTGTCGAAGCACGAGGAGATGTCAGCTTGGAGGAAACAGGGGAGCAATATCATAGAGAGCTGCTTCATAGGAGCCTTTTACAATGGCAACGTTACGGTCAGGACGACTACTATGAGTATTTCAAGATGCATGATCTGCTGCGATCGCTCGGCCATTTCCTATCCAGAGATGAGAGCTTGTTCATTAGTGACGTGCAAAACGAGTGGAGAAGTGGTGCCGCCTCGATGAAGCTGCGTCGGTTGTCGATTGTGGCCACTGAAACCACGGACATCCAGCGTATCGTCAGTTTGATCGAGCAACATGAGTCCGTGAGGACATTGTTGGTGGAGATAGCAAGGGGCCATGTGAAGGATATAGATGATTACTTGAAGAACTTTGTGCGACTTAGAGTCCTGCATCTTATGCACACAAAAATCGAGATTCTACCGCACTACATTGGAAATTTGATGCACTTGAGATACTTGAATGTGTCTTATACCGATATAAAGAAGCTTCCAGAAAGCATATGCAATCTGACGAATTTGCAGTTTTTGATCCTTTTTGGATGTAGACGGTTGACACAGATCCCCCAAGGTATAGTAAGACTAGTCAATCTAAGGACACTCGATTGTAGAGATACACAGCTGGAGAGCTTTCCATATGGAATAAAAAGGTTGAAGCACCTCAATGAACTCCAAGGATTCATCGTGAACACGGGTAATGGTATGTGCCCATTGGAAGCATTATGCGGCCTCCAGGAGCTCAGAGACCTCTCCATTCACAGGTTGGAGAGGGCGTGGCTGGAAGCTGAACCGGGAAGAGATACGAGCGTCTTAAAGGGTAAACAAAAACTGAAGAATCTACATTTACATTGCTCATCCACACCGACATCCGATGGTCACACTGAGGAACAGATTGAAATAATCGAGAAGGTGTTCGATGTGGCACTTCATCCACCATCATCTGTTGTTTCGCTCAGTTTACACAATTTCTTCGGCCTCCGGTACCCCAGCTGGATGGCGTCTGCAAGCATCAGTTCGCTTCTTCCAAACATAAGACGATTGGAACTATATACCTGCGATCATTGGCCACAGCTTCCACCACTAGGAAAGCTCCCCAGTTTGGAGTTTCTTGCAATAGAAGGTGCACGTGCAGTGACCACCATCGGACCGGAATTTTTTGGGTGtgaagctgctgctgctactggtcATGAACGGGAACGGAATTCAAagcgcccttcttcttcttcttcttcttcttcttcttcttcttctacttctactTCTCCTCCTTCGTTGTTTCCGAAACTAAGGCAGCTGGAACTCTGGAATATGACTAACATGGAAGTGTGGGATTGGGTAGCGGAAGGCTTTGCTATGCGTCGCCTCGACAAATTGTTCCTCGTAAATTGCCCCAAGTTGAAGTCTCTACCGGAAGGCCTGATCCGACAGGCAACCTGCTTAACCACATTGGATCTGTGGGATGTGTGTGCTCTCAAGTCCATCAGAGGTTTCCCTTCTGTGAAACAACTGAGTATAAGTGGTGAATCAGATCTGGAGATTGTTGCTGATCTCCCTGCACTGGAGGTCTTGAAGTTGGGCACATTTGGATCTCGCATCAATCATTTACCAGAGTGGTTGACGGCTTGCCCAGCATGCTTCACCACACTCCAGAGACTGGACGTGTACGGAACCACCCAACTCCTCCGCAGATGCCTCCAAAATGGCGCAGACTGGCCCATGATCAaacactttccaattttttccatcaAAGATGACCGAGGCAATTGTATAAACTACATCAAGCATTCCGGCACCTTCGAGACAAACCTAGTCGATGATGCTgctgctgaagaagaagaagaagaagaagaagaagaagaaagacatCAATGAGCTTTGAGATAACTTAGCCTTTCATGCTCACGTCTCCACCATCTAACGCCTTCTGGTTTTGGAGTGGCAACTCACAATCATCTTTTGCTGCTTATGGCAGGGAGATCGACATCATTCACGATGTAATTGGCAGTCATGTCTAACACGATCATTGCAAATGGAGCTGACCATGGACAGTCCGAGACTTTTGAGCGGAAATGCAGATCGAGAGGTTGGTTGCGACTCATTCTACATTCCCATGATATGGTGATGAAACTATTTTGGCTTTCTCTATATTTTGGTGATGAAACTACATTCCCAAGATATGGTGATGAAACTCTATAAATTGAGGAACATAGAGATCATGTGTTGTGGAATTACTGTAGAACTAAGATGCAGAAACTGAAATGATTTCTCCCTTCATGATCCATGTTAATGTCAAGGAATCACAGATACCCAATAATCACCTACCTTATCCAAGTTTATTTTCAGCAATGCAAAAGGAAAGTTGCATACTGCAAAACACTCATAAGCACAAAAATTCTGCTTCTCTTTTGCCTAAGAAGAAATCAATCATCTGAAACAAAGTGGAAATCTTGATAGATGAGATATAGAATCAGTCTCGAGTAACATGCATCAGTGTGGTGCATTCTTATTACTTACCAACTACACAGGTTTGTAGGTAACTTAGTCTATTGCCTTGAATTCTGTTCTATTTTACAGTTATGTTGTGTGTGGTATTGTGACCAACATCTGAATTGATAATACTAAATAGCAAGCTTGTGATTCTCAATAATGGACAGAAAGGATGAAGCAGATTAGGCTTCAAAAAAATACAATTTTCTTCAAATGATTGTGCTGAGTCCTGTGTTTCATCACTGTTGtcaaacccttttttttttttttcttttctcggagctgaaaaaacacaatggaaatATGCACCAAATCAAAGTGGAGGCAGTTGAGGCCCTCTAACACATTGGATCCAATCTATATATAGAGAGTGAAAAGAGATAAGTAGGATATGACATACCTTTCTTCCTCATTGCTCCCATAACGACAATGCCATATTAGTCTTCTCCTTCTAAGTCAAGAGATCTCTTCAATTGTTGCTCTGATCATTCTGTTCATTCACAAGAAAGCCAAGTAGATGAAGCACTCATCCTTTGCAATGAACTCTCAACAAAAGGAGCCTGTCCTTACACTCTAAAGGCTCTGGAGTGGTTTGGAGTGTTCTATGAATCTAAGTTGCAAACTGATCTTTGCCTAGATCATAATGTTTTGTCCTGGCCATCTTTTTTGTTAGTTCCTGTACAAGGTGTTTCTGTCTTATATGACTGCACATTTTATGCATGCTAAGATATATAGAAAGAATCATATCTTCGATAAAAACAATGAGTTGAGCCAACACTTTTTCCTAGAGAATACAAGGAAATGGAGTTGAATACATTCATCCAAGTGCAAGAATTTAGAAGACTTAGACAAGAATGACTGTAACTTTGTATCTAAACCTTGTTACAATGAACTTCTTGTTGGCATTTGCTTGATACATTAAAACCTTGAACTGTGCATGAAACAGTTGCCACAGATCTTTGCTAACTTATTGACATGAGCTGTAGGTTCCTCCAAATACATGAACTGTTTGCATCCAAGTTACTGCACAAGTAGATTGATGATCTATATCTAGGAGAATTTTCTCATAAATTAGTGTTAATATAGAATGTATTAATATCTAAAGCACCTTGTATCACTATCATTTATTTgattatcatatatattattttaaaaggcATACATTTGTAATATATTTTACCTGGATATTAATGTCAATTAAAATTCCAACAATATTATATCTGATGGTTAATTTAGGGGAGATTAATTTTATTGACATATCTATAAGATTTTTTGTGTGTTTTATTAGGATAAAAAATGCTGCATCTAAAATTAGAAAAGTCAATAAACTATTAATCATGATTAATTATAATTAacattatttaagaaaaaaataaacaaatatatgaatactaaaagatatttaattttattaatcattCCAAGTCTCGAAAGGGTATGAATGTAATTTAGAGTTACAACTAATAGTCAAACGTTATTTAATTTTTGAGAttaaacaaaattatatatatactatTCATATACTATATATACTAGGCAATTTGTAAAGACAATATCTtctatattaatataataaatcaagaaGGTAGTGTTTTTAAGATTAGTACATAATATGCATGACCTtaaaaatatcaacttattataataaatataaaaaattatttctcaTCTTTTTTTCTTCGATATTTAGGTCGTCTTgtttcatcatttatctttttcttcttcgttTTATATTACCGTTGACAATtaaaaggagaaggagaaaaagaagaagattatgaaaaaggagaaaaataaattATGGGTAAGAGTACAAATATTTTATCGGAAACAAGCTATAAATTAAAGATATATACAtctatttataataaaataatttaaaaatatttaaaattcttgACATGTGAGTTTCTTGAGCTTATCCTAGTTTTTCTAGAATATTTTAGAGCATCCAATTACTAATTAAAGtagagaaaattttcaaaaatatgtaTCTTGAGGTTAAGGTTATGATCAGTGCCTATTCTAAAtcgtttcttattttaaaaaattattcattATCGAGCCTCTATGTACTATCTTATGTCACCGAGTGATACTCGATTTATATTAAGCAGTAGTGATCTTGTAGCCGACATATTATCTTGGTTTGAAATGTTGATCTTATACTTGCAAGACGTGCGTCCAGCTaatgatagtattttttaaatattaatttaaaatttcttgAATAAGAATGTCCTGTTTAGTTGACTTTTTGATTTCTGCAAGAATAAGAATGGGTTTGgtttatatttttaatctttttgattCTCGGTCACCACATGGCCTTTGATTTTTGTGAgggttttgtttttgtttaattttgaggcttctttttaataatataatatgttttgtttttgattttttttttcaaaatggttTCACACATTCATCATATAATGAAGCCTATGAGTTTTTTAAgttttcttttagaaaataaatatatatagtttatgCAGCTATGACTTCCACCTACCTTtgtctttagagagagagagagaggtacatCGTGCTTGATGATTCCTTCACTCTGTGATCAAAGATGGCCGTTGTGCTTGATGCCTTCATCTCCGGGCTGGTCGGTACGTTGAAGGACATGGCTAAAGAGGAGGTTGACTTGCTGTTGGGCGTCCCCGGGGAGATCCAAAACCTCCAACGCTCTCTCCGCAACATCCACTCTGTCCTTCGCGACGCCGAGAAGCAGCGGATCGAGAACGAGGGCGTCAACGACTGGCTGATGGAGCTCAAGGATGTCATGTACGACG of Musa acuminata AAA Group cultivar baxijiao chromosome BXJ2-3, Cavendish_Baxijiao_AAA, whole genome shotgun sequence contains these proteins:
- the LOC135608364 gene encoding disease resistance protein RGA2-like, with the translated sequence MADSVVSWLVGTLMGKAKEKVDLLLGVPEEIKKLQRTLRSIQSVLLDAEKRRIEDKAVNDWLMELKDVMYDADDVLDECRMEAEKWTPRESDPKRSKGNISSISFRNVAGNKIKVLNDRLEEISARRSKLHLHVSAAEPRVVPRVSRITSPVMESDMVGQRLEEDSKALVEQLTKQDPSKNKVVLAIVGIGGIGKTTFAQKVFNDGKIKASFRTTIWVCVSQEFSETDLLGNIIEGAGGKYNREQSRSLLEPLVEGLPRGNKFLLVLDDVWDARIWDDLLRNPLQGGAAGSRVLVTTRNAGIARQMKAAHVHEMKLLPPEDGWSLLCKKATMNAEEERDARDLKDTGMKIVEKCGGLPLAIKTIGGVLCTKELNRSAWEEVLRSATWSQTGLPEGVHGALYLSYQDLPSHLKQCFLYCALFPEDYVFARSDIIRLWIAEGFVEARGDVSLEETGEQYHRELLHRSLLQWQRYGQDDYYEYFKMHDLLRSLGHFLSRDESLFISDVQNEWRSGAASMKLRRLSIVATETTDIQRIVSLIEQHESVRTLLVEIARGHVKDIDDYLKNFVRLRVLHLMHTKIEILPHYIGNLMHLRYLNVSYTDIKKLPESICNLTNLQFLILFGCRRLTQIPQGIVRLVNLRTLDCRDTQLESFPYGIKRLKHLNELQGFIVNTGNGMCPLEALCGLQELRDLSIHRLERAWLEAEPGRDTSVLKGKQKLKNLHLHCSSTPTSDGHTEEQIEIIEKVFDVALHPPSSVVSLSLHNFFGLRYPSWMASASISSLLPNIRRLELYTCDHWPQLPPLGKLPSLEFLAIEGARAVTTIGPEFFGCEAAAATGHERERNSKRPSSSSSSSSSSSSTSTSPPSLFPKLRQLELWNMTNMEVWDWVAEGFAMRRLDKLFLVNCPKLKSLPEGLIRQATCLTTLDLWDVCALKSIRGFPSVKQLSISGESDLEIVADLPALEVLKLGTFGSRINHLPEWLTACPACFTTLQRLDVYGTTQLLRRCLQNGADWPMIKHFPIFSIKDDRGNCINYIKHSGTFETNLVDDAAAEEEEEEEEEEERHQ